AGGATACCGGCATCGGCATGGACGAACAGGCGCGCGAACATATCTTCGACGATTTTGCGCAGGCCGATCAGTCTCATGCGCGCCGTTATGAAGGCACCGGCCTCGGCCTCGCCATCACGAAGCGTCTCGTCGGCGCAATGGAAGGCCGCATCGAGGTGGAGAGCGAGGAGGGCAGGGGCTCCGTCTTCCGCGCCCATCTGCCGCTCCGCCTCGCGCTTGGCGAGCATGACGGCCCCGCGCCCGAACCGCTCGCCGGTCTCAGCGTCGTCATCCTCAACGATCCGCCGCTTGTCGGTGCGGCGCTCGCCCGCGCAGCATCGGCCGCCGGCGCGGATACATATCTTGCCGCTGACCGGGAGGCGCTTATCCGCGCGCTCGATGCGTCCCCCTACGATATTTTCATCTGCCCCCTCGACGGCATCGCCGGTGATGGCGCGGCCCTCGCCGCTCATGCGCGTGGCCGCCAGCCCGGCCTCGCCACCCTCATGTTGCTCCGCCCGCAGGATCGCGGCCGGCTGGCGGCACTCACCGCCGGTCCCGATGCGCCCTTCGACGGCTATCTCATCCGTCCCGTTCGCGCCGCCTCGCTCATCGCGCGCCTCACCGCGCTCCGCGTGCGCCACTGGATGCCGGATGTCGGCGCGCCCCACACGCATGATTATGACGATGAGGTGGTGGACGAGGAGATGATGCCGCCCCGCGTCCCCGTCATCGGCATTCCCCCGCTCAATGTGCTCGTCGCGGAGGATAACGAGATCAACGCCCTCCTCACCCGCACGCTGCTCGAACATACCGGCCACACCGTCCGCCTCGCCCGCGACGGCGCGGAAGCGGTCGCCGCGCTGGAGGCCGATACCGGCGGCAAGATCGACCTCGTGCTGATGGACCTTCACATGCCGGGCATGGATGGTTTCACCGCCACCGCCCGCATCCGCGATCTCGAAATGCCGCATGCCGCCCTCCCGATCATCGCCCTCACCGCCAATGCGATGGCGGATGACCGTCAGGCCTGTCTCGATGCCGGCATGGACGACTACCTCTCCAAGCCCGTGGCGGCGGAAGAGCTGGGCGCGGCGCTGGCGCGCTGGGCGGGCCGCCGTTCGCCGCTGAAGGCCGCCTCTGGCGAAAAGGCGAATCGCGCCTAAAGTGGTGGCGCTTGCCGCTTGAGGACAGGGGACCCATCCGAATGACAATGCTGACACGCGCTCGTGGCTGGGCGGCTGGCCTCGCCATCTATGCCGAAGCCCGCATGATCATCATGCTGCTGCTCGGCTTCTCGGCCGGTCTTCCCTTCCTCCTCGTCTTCTCCACCCTGTCGGCCTGGCTGCGCGAAGCCGGCATCTCGCGCACCGATATCGGCTTGATGAGCTATGTCGGCCTCGCCTACACGATCAAGTTCCTCTGGGCGCCGGTGCTCGATCACCTGCGCCTGCCGCTGCTCGACC
Above is a window of Parvibaculum lavamentivorans DS-1 DNA encoding:
- a CDS encoding PAS domain-containing hybrid sensor histidine kinase/response regulator; its protein translation is MLTLPVDQAPFYLLGLAIVLILGIEAWRRASARARAHMAEIETLHARIETLRDEKWEIAEREERYRDLVRAQGDVIIRKDLRGRLTYVNDVFCDTFGKLRTDVIGRTFVPDLPEGERPRMLASFSGLSMPPYRIRYDERTLTARGARCIAWEEFAIRDEDGKLVEIQAVGRDVTDRKDAEEKLAIALEQAKEANRAKSLFLATMSHEIRTPMNGVIGMTKLLLDTKLDPAQRSYAEAVRASGEALLNIINDILDYSKIEAGKVTLDEAAFDPRNVLESVAELLAPRAFDKGLEIVTEISPSVPRMLMGDEARIRQILLNLAGNAIKFTGRGGVALRLLREETSPAGRRIDGKREGRIGLILEVEDTGIGMDEQAREHIFDDFAQADQSHARRYEGTGLGLAITKRLVGAMEGRIEVESEEGRGSVFRAHLPLRLALGEHDGPAPEPLAGLSVVILNDPPLVGAALARAASAAGADTYLAADREALIRALDASPYDIFICPLDGIAGDGAALAAHARGRQPGLATLMLLRPQDRGRLAALTAGPDAPFDGYLIRPVRAASLIARLTALRVRHWMPDVGAPHTHDYDDEVVDEEMMPPRVPVIGIPPLNVLVAEDNEINALLTRTLLEHTGHTVRLARDGAEAVAALEADTGGKIDLVLMDLHMPGMDGFTATARIRDLEMPHAALPIIALTANAMADDRQACLDAGMDDYLSKPVAAEELGAALARWAGRRSPLKAASGEKANRA